The following proteins are co-located in the Acidimicrobiia bacterium genome:
- a CDS encoding M1 family metallopeptidase produces MVRTSYSLLAVAVLASACSLGTGTPTSTTAPAVGASTGDPDTSVADTVSRPGIHADGGLGDPLYPDLGNSGYDVQHADVTIRFDTSSGRLEGQTVMEILALEDLDSWSVDLDVLFPSEVLVDGEPAEWSHENGELRIDPATVVAAGQTFVLSIAYGGLTEPYDSPAATFMMGIQRSVDGFFAISEPDGTSSWMPVNDHPSDKATYSLAVSVPGPLVVAVSGTLVDVGQEDDGFIKYAFEVADPIAPYLLAFGIGDFKLVEQEGPDGVVIRNYFDVDIRDSTLTIFDKQAEMIAFLADRFGPYPFDTYGALVLDTTEVGVALETQTLSTFGAQVLSLGEDVVIHELAHQWFGDSVSLERWDDIWLNEGFATYTQWLWVEETQGPEFRDVRIAQAYELMSGRQFLNGTGSESVAAAQAYRQFPPPGEPKADDIFNASVYLRGGLTLHALRLEVGDEAFFDIARTFQKRFAYANATTADFIATANEVAGQDLTGFVEAWLYDEAMPPLPSLGLAPLNG; encoded by the coding sequence ATGGTGCGAACCTCCTATAGCCTCCTGGCAGTCGCCGTCCTGGCTTCGGCGTGTTCGTTGGGCACCGGTACGCCAACCAGTACAACCGCCCCGGCCGTGGGCGCTTCGACGGGCGATCCGGACACCTCGGTGGCGGACACCGTCTCCCGACCAGGGATTCATGCTGACGGTGGGTTGGGTGATCCCCTCTATCCAGACCTGGGCAACTCCGGGTATGACGTGCAACATGCCGATGTGACCATCCGGTTCGACACGTCGTCAGGACGCCTGGAAGGCCAGACCGTAATGGAAATACTGGCCCTCGAAGACCTCGACTCATGGTCGGTGGATCTTGATGTCCTCTTCCCCTCGGAGGTGTTGGTGGATGGGGAACCGGCCGAGTGGTCACACGAGAACGGTGAACTGCGGATCGATCCGGCGACGGTTGTTGCGGCAGGACAGACCTTTGTTCTGTCAATCGCCTACGGCGGTCTCACCGAGCCCTACGACTCTCCTGCAGCGACGTTCATGATGGGAATTCAACGATCCGTAGATGGATTCTTCGCTATCAGCGAGCCAGATGGAACGTCATCATGGATGCCAGTCAACGACCATCCCAGCGACAAAGCCACATACTCTCTGGCTGTTTCGGTGCCAGGCCCACTGGTGGTCGCCGTCTCTGGCACGCTCGTCGACGTAGGCCAAGAGGACGACGGATTCATCAAATATGCGTTTGAAGTCGCCGATCCGATCGCTCCGTACCTACTGGCCTTTGGAATCGGGGACTTCAAGCTGGTTGAGCAGGAGGGGCCGGACGGAGTGGTGATTCGAAACTACTTCGACGTCGATATCCGCGATTCGACTCTGACGATCTTCGACAAGCAGGCCGAGATGATCGCGTTCCTTGCCGATCGATTCGGTCCCTATCCTTTCGACACATACGGGGCCTTGGTGCTCGACACGACCGAGGTTGGGGTGGCCCTCGAAACCCAGACCCTGTCCACGTTTGGAGCACAGGTTCTCAGCCTTGGCGAGGACGTGGTCATTCACGAATTGGCCCACCAATGGTTTGGCGATTCGGTCTCCCTCGAGCGGTGGGATGACATCTGGCTCAACGAGGGATTCGCCACATATACCCAGTGGTTGTGGGTTGAAGAAACCCAGGGGCCGGAGTTTCGCGACGTACGGATTGCCCAGGCCTACGAGCTGATGAGCGGTCGCCAATTCTTGAACGGCACCGGATCCGAGTCCGTGGCGGCTGCTCAGGCCTATCGGCAGTTCCCGCCCCCAGGCGAACCGAAAGCCGATGACATCTTCAATGCGTCGGTCTATCTGCGTGGTGGCCTGACCTTGCACGCCCTCCGACTTGAGGTCGGAGACGAAGCTTTCTTTGATATCGCCAGGACGTTTCAGAAACGGTTCGCATACGCGAACGCGACGACCGCCGACTTCATCGCGACCGCCAACGAGGTGGCCGGGCAAGATCTCACCGGATTCGTGGAGGCCTGGTTATACGACGAGGCCATGCCTCCGTTGCCGAGTCTGGGTTTGGCGCCACTGAACGGGTAG
- a CDS encoding CCA tRNA nucleotidyltransferase — translation MIPERLAWLVADDSASSRLGAHFAGAGFELFLVGGSLRDALLGRTSDDLDFATNARPADVKRIVDPLGSVFTMGEQYGTIGLQIAEQRFEITTFRSEVYDDESRKPKVVFGDDLETDLSRRDFSINAMALDVAGGQIIDPFGGLVDLARQELRTPLEPEMAFSDDPLRMLRLYRFAATLGFECDPAAERAAAGMADRLAIVSAERVRDEFSKLLVGEFPARGLRGLVKSGLAAVFLPELVALSEQHDPFHRHKDVWEHTLAVVEKTDPRLRIRMAALLHDIGKPDTREFAQGGVTFHHHEVVGARMARRRLRELRYPKSLVDEVGQLVFLHLRPHTFKMGWTDSAVRRYARDAGELLEDLNQLVRSDVTTANPKRAALISRRIDELEERIAVLAEAEELDKLRAPIDGNDVMKYLGIGPGKEVGMIMKMLLEYRIDHGPYDPDEAYALVDAWVGEHGANLL, via the coding sequence ATGATTCCCGAACGTCTCGCCTGGCTCGTTGCCGATGACTCCGCCTCTTCCCGCCTCGGTGCCCACTTCGCGGGTGCCGGGTTTGAACTATTCCTCGTCGGTGGCTCGTTGCGCGACGCATTGCTTGGCCGAACCTCTGACGATCTTGATTTTGCGACCAACGCCCGACCGGCTGACGTCAAGCGGATCGTCGATCCGCTCGGTTCGGTGTTCACAATGGGTGAACAGTACGGAACCATCGGGCTGCAGATCGCCGAGCAGCGTTTTGAAATCACCACGTTCCGCTCAGAGGTATATGACGATGAAAGTCGCAAGCCCAAAGTGGTCTTCGGAGACGATCTCGAAACGGACCTGTCGCGACGGGACTTCTCGATCAACGCGATGGCCCTGGATGTGGCAGGAGGCCAGATCATCGACCCGTTTGGTGGGTTGGTCGATCTGGCCAGGCAAGAGTTGCGAACGCCATTGGAACCGGAAATGGCTTTTTCCGACGATCCGCTCCGGATGTTGCGTTTGTATCGGTTCGCGGCCACCCTTGGTTTTGAATGTGATCCTGCGGCCGAACGAGCCGCCGCCGGGATGGCGGATCGACTCGCCATCGTTTCGGCTGAGCGCGTCCGCGATGAGTTCTCGAAGCTACTTGTCGGGGAGTTTCCGGCACGTGGGTTGCGGGGCCTTGTGAAGTCGGGTTTGGCGGCCGTCTTTTTGCCGGAGTTGGTGGCCCTCAGTGAACAGCACGATCCGTTTCATCGTCACAAGGACGTGTGGGAACACACGCTGGCAGTGGTCGAGAAGACCGATCCGCGCCTACGGATCCGAATGGCTGCGTTGCTACACGACATTGGCAAGCCCGACACTCGAGAGTTCGCTCAGGGGGGCGTCACGTTTCATCACCATGAAGTGGTTGGCGCTCGTATGGCCAGGCGCCGGCTTCGAGAGCTTCGGTACCCGAAATCGCTCGTGGACGAGGTCGGACAATTGGTTTTCCTTCATTTGCGTCCCCACACTTTCAAGATGGGTTGGACCGACTCGGCCGTCCGGCGCTACGCCCGCGATGCCGGGGAATTACTTGAGGACTTGAACCAACTCGTCCGTTCAGACGTCACCACCGCCAACCCCAAACGAGCCGCGCTCATCTCCCGTCGGATCGACGAGTTGGAGGAACGTATCGCGGTGCTTGCCGAGGCCGAAGAACTCGACAAGCTTCGGGCACCGATCGACGGGAACGACGTCATGAAGTATCTCGGGATCGGACCCGGCAAGGAAGTGGGGATGATCATGAAGATGCTGCTTGAATACCGGATCGATCACGGTCCCTATGACCCCGACGAAGCGTACGCCCTGGTCGACGCCTGGGTGGGGGAGCATGGTGCGAACCTCCTATAG